CTACGTTGTCGTCGTTGTTTGCTGCGCCTTCTGTTCCTTCTGCTCCTTGAGCGGCTTGTTGTGCTTGAGCAGCCTGCTCGTAAAGCTTCATGGAAAGCTGTTGAACGATTTCTTGAAGCGCATCCTTTTTCGTGCGGATTTCTTCAAGGTCGCCTTTTTCGATAGCAGCTTTCAATTCTTCTTTAGCATCTTCCGCTTTCTTCACTTCTGCTTCTTCCACTTTGCCTTCTACTTCTTTAAGTGTTTTTTCAGTTGTGAATACAAGCTGATCTGCTTCGTTGCGTAATTCTACTTCCTCTTTACGCTTTTTGTCCGCATCTGCGTTCAATTCCGCTTCTTGAACCATGCGGTTGATTTCGTCCTCGGATAGACCAGAAGAAGATTTGATAGTGATTGTTTGTTCTTTGTTTGTTCCAAGGTCTTTTGCACGAACGTTTACGATACCGTTTTTGTCGATGTCAAAAGAAACCTCGATTTGCGGTACGCCACGTGGAGCTGGTGGAATGTCCGTTAATTGGAAACGACCTAGAGTTTTGTTGTCGCTTGCCATTGGGCGCTCCCCTTGAAGCACGTGAATGTCTACCGCTGTTTGATTGTCAGCAGCCGTAGAGAACACTTGGGACTTACTTGTAGGAATCGTCGTATTTCTTTCAATAAGCTTTGTGAACACGCTGCCCATTGTTTCAATTCCTAAAGAAAGTGGTGTTACGTCAAGAAGTACTACATCTTTCACATCACCTGTTAAAACTCCACCTTGAATTGCTGCACCTAGTGCAACTACTTCATCTGGGTTAACCCCTTTATGTGGATCTTTACCAGTTTCTTTTTTGATCGCATCTTGTACAGCAGGGATACGAGTAGATCCACCTACAAGGATTACTTTGTCAAGCTCAGAAGCAGAGATACCTGCATCTTGTAATGCTTGACGAACAGGACCCATTGTACGTTCTACAAGTCCAGCAGTAAGATCATCAAATTTCGCACGGGACATACTTACTTCCAAGTGAAGCGGTCCAGCTTCTCCTGCTGTGATGAATGGTAGAGAAATTTGGGTGCTTGTTACACCGGAAAGGTCTTTTTTCGCTTTTTCCGCTGCATCTTTCAAGCGTTGTAATGCCATTTTATCTTTAGAAAGGTCGATACCGTTCTCTTTTTTGAATTCTGCTACAAGGTAGTCAATGATCACTTGGTCAAAGTCATCTCCACCAAGACGGTTGTCACCAGCTGTAGAACGTACTTCGAATACGCCATCTCCAAGCTCTAGTACAGAAACGTCAAACGTTCCGCCACCAAGGTCATAAACAAGGACTGTTTGATCTTCGTCCATTTTGTCTAGACCGTATGCTAATGCTGCTGCAGTTGGCTCGTTGATGATACGTTCTACTTCAAGACCAGCGATTTTACCAGCATCTTTTGTCGCTTGACGCTCTGCATCATTGAAGTATGCAGGAACTGTGATAACAGCTTTTGTAACTGTTTCACCAAGATATTCTTCTGCATAACCTTTTAAGTGTTGAAGGATGATAGCAGATACTTCTTGTGGAGAGTACTCTTTACCTTCTACTTCTACTTTATAATCTGTACCCATATGACGTTTAACTGACATAATGGTGTTAGGGTTTGTGATGGATTGGCGTTTTGCCACTTCCCCTACTTGGCGTTCGCCGTTTTTGAAAGCAACAACAGATGGAGTTGTTCTGTTACCTTCTGGGTTAGGGATTACTTTTGGTTCGCCGCCTTCAAGCACAGCTACACATGAGTTTGTTGTACCTAAGTCAATACCGATGATTTTACTCATTTTGTTTTTCCTCCTATTGCAACTTACATTAATATGTAGTTTTTTGTTTTTGCTTTAACTGTTGATTTCCGTTGCAGGCACTCGCTTTCCGCGGGGCGACCTTGAGCCTCCTCACTTCGTTGCGGGGTCTCAACAATGTCGCTACTCCCCCGCAGGAGTCTCGTGCCTTCCACTACAATCAACGAAATTATTTTTATTGTTTTACTTTTACCATAGATGGGCGGATGACGCGGTCTTTGAGCTTATACCCTTTTTGGAACTCTTCCAAAACAGTGTTAGATTCCTCTTCTCCCTCTTCCACCTGCATGACTGCCTGGTGTAGGTGTGGGTCGAAT
This window of the Sutcliffiella horikoshii genome carries:
- the dnaK gene encoding molecular chaperone DnaK: MSKIIGIDLGTTNSCVAVLEGGEPKVIPNPEGNRTTPSVVAFKNGERQVGEVAKRQSITNPNTIMSVKRHMGTDYKVEVEGKEYSPQEVSAIILQHLKGYAEEYLGETVTKAVITVPAYFNDAERQATKDAGKIAGLEVERIINEPTAAALAYGLDKMDEDQTVLVYDLGGGTFDVSVLELGDGVFEVRSTAGDNRLGGDDFDQVIIDYLVAEFKKENGIDLSKDKMALQRLKDAAEKAKKDLSGVTSTQISLPFITAGEAGPLHLEVSMSRAKFDDLTAGLVERTMGPVRQALQDAGISASELDKVILVGGSTRIPAVQDAIKKETGKDPHKGVNPDEVVALGAAIQGGVLTGDVKDVVLLDVTPLSLGIETMGSVFTKLIERNTTIPTSKSQVFSTAADNQTAVDIHVLQGERPMASDNKTLGRFQLTDIPPAPRGVPQIEVSFDIDKNGIVNVRAKDLGTNKEQTITIKSSSGLSEDEINRMVQEAELNADADKKRKEEVELRNEADQLVFTTEKTLKEVEGKVEEAEVKKAEDAKEELKAAIEKGDLEEIRTKKDALQEIVQQLSMKLYEQAAQAQQAAQGAEGTEGAANNDDNVVDAEYEEVNDDKK